The Sorghum bicolor cultivar BTx623 unplaced genomic scaffold, Sorghum_bicolor_NCBIv3 super_1243, whole genome shotgun sequence genomic sequence TCATAGTACTCATGGGATCATGCAGAAGATTATTAGACAGGCTACAGTAAGAGGTGGTTAAAAAAGTAGAAAAAGGAAGAATACATACATGCACAGCTGGATCCACTTCTCATCAATTCGGATATCAATATTAAGATGGTTGGGGTGGGCACGTGCCTCGTTCCTCAGTGTCTCTTTTACTTTCAATGCTAACTCTTCACTCAATGTCTCCTCTCCATCAAGGCGAACCCGAACGTTCTGAAGGGATGGCAGGTGGCTTATGGCCAGGTCATCAACAGTAATTTCACTATGACCACCGAAATCCTCTGGTCGGATATAGAATTTAAAACGTTGAAGCCTGGGCATAGCTCCAGGTGGGAACATAGATGGCACTGTTGAAAACCCAGAGAATTTGCACCGTGTCACACATGGGAAGGCATCCACGGTAACCATGAACCTCTCAAACATTTGTTTGGCGCCATCCACTTTCACTTCCAGAACAAGAAGAGCCTGCAGCATGCCAAAGACTTGGATGTCCTCACATCTAATCTGACCCACCTTTATGTCCAGGTAGGATAGGAGGAGAAATGATGTGGGATCGATCCATGTCGGCAACCGACTGGTTCCATAAATACCAAGATTGGATAGGCTGCACAGGGAGTCCAATGAACCATCAAGATCAGCATCCACGTCATCTGGGATTACTACTACTAGAGTTTGGATTTTGTGCAGTTTGCCACGGGACCGCACCAGAACTCTGCACATGCTTTCATCCCATCTGCCTTCCTTGTCCTTTATGAGCATAACCATCAATGCCCTCAGTTGTGTCAGATAGCCTAGCTGTTCTGCAATGTATGTAGAATCCACATTAATCTGTAACAGCTCCAGAGACGATAGATTTCTCAACCCACTTGTTGTTGGCAGCCTTGTACTGTCCCCAACACGAAGGCTCATTAATTGTCTCAGACCGAAGAAACTCAATGGCACTACTTTTATGTCAGTTCCATCGAACCTAAATGACTGCAAAAACAGTAGCTTCCCTGTTGGGGAacagctgcatccttccccctggtagcgtcgaaggttatccttcacccaaggaacctccgacgcctgaagcgtcgaaggataaccttcgcTGGAAAAtactaatgttgacgactcgcgtcgaaggttatccttcacctgaggaacctccgacgcctgaaacgtcggaggatatccttcgacgggaaatgctaatgttgacgactcgtctggtcgtgcgaagtgtgtgcagggactgagacaccggcggaggtccacgagcgaggaaaggttggaacctccgaccctcccgggtccgaggatggcgggagaacgcagccaggccaaggaacctccgactggaCCAGGCTAAGGGGGAACTCCCAGGATGGCCGGGTCGAGCAACCTCCGACCAGCCGGGCTGCGGAACCTCCGCCAccaaagcgtcggaggatccgcaACTGGGCGGAGAATGCAAGCCTCCGACCTGCTGAGGCCCCAGTCAAAGGATGAACGAAGGGTttgcaatgtgaaattacgcgggtgtattagggtcagtagactgcgatgaaagaatatgctggaatattcccccaccgtcacggggcatttatgtaaatgtcattgggtcggtttccgggccctatataaggggcgtgatACCGCCATTAATAAAGGAGGGCATTCACTGTATTCACCTACTACTGAGCTTACTGCCTGTTGGAACTcagacctctcacggcaccgagtgagaaggctCCCTGCTCACCGTACTGCTGGGAAGCGCGGAGAGCCTcttcccaacattggcgcccaccgtggggcccGGAGTATAACTTgcgatggctggaaagagaaCAAGCACCACAAGACCTCGGGCAGAGCCCTCCAGGAGAGGAAGGCCGAGGAGGGCCGTGCGAAGCGCGTACGCGACCGTGGAGGGAGAAGGTTCTCAGGACGAGCAGCCAGAGAACGAGCAGCCGGAAACACGCCGGGAACCTCCTCCCGCCGCAGACCCGGCGCAACCCACGGCCGCgcaagagctccagcagctgcaaACGCAATTGCGGAATCTTCAGCAAGAGCGAGACCGGATCGCTGCTGCCTACGCCGCCAGCCAAGAGGCAGCGGTAGCCGCGACGCAAGCGGCCgagatcaggcagcagctttcactcctgcaggcagagatccttagcatgcaacctccGGCTCAGCCGACAATTCAGCCCGCTGTTCTGAACAGCGCCGGCCCAGCACCAGATGTGCAACCGACGAACTACGGCGGCATGCTGCGGGGCACGTTGGACCTTCGTTCCCCTCTGTCCGAAGGATTGCAGACCTCTCCTTGGCCAACAACCTACAAACCAATCACGCTCCCTAAATTCAGCGGGAAAGCCGATCCGCGCcaattcctgatgagtttcgagGCAGCCGTGGCCTCAGCTGGAGGGAACGAGACTGTGATGGCAAAATCCTTCGTGATCGCAGCCGAGGGAGATGCCTTGGCATGGTATTCGATGCTGAGACCCGGGTcgatctattcatggg encodes the following:
- the LOC110431565 gene encoding uncharacterized protein LOC110431565, producing MVMLIKDKEGRWDESMCRVLVRSRGKLHKIQTLVVVIPDDVDADLDGSLDSLCSLSNLGIYGTSRLPTWIDPTSFLLLSYLDIKVGQIRCEDIQVFGMLQALLVLEVKVDGAKQMFERFMVTVDAFPCVTRCKFSGFSTVPSMFPPGAMPRLQRFKFYIRPEDFGGHSEITVDDLAISHLPSLQNVRVRLDGEETLSEELALKVKETLRNEARAHPNHLNIDIRIDEKWIQLC